In one Streptomyces venezuelae genomic region, the following are encoded:
- the rimO gene encoding 30S ribosomal protein S12 methylthiotransferase RimO, translating to MPERRTVALVTLGCARNEVDSEELAGRLEADGWQLVEDAEDADVAVVNTCGFVEAAKKDSVDALLEANDLKGHGKTQAVVAVGCMAERYGKELAEALPEADGVLGFDDYTDISGRLQTILSGGSVEAHTPRDRRKLLPISPAERQLAKADVALPGHADAAAPTDLPEGVAPASGPRAPLRRRLGTNPVASVKLASGCDRRCSFCAIPSFRGSFISRRPSDVLGETRWLAEQGVKEVMLVSENNTSYGKDLGDIRLLETLLPELAAVDGIERVRVSYLQPAEMRPGLIDVLTSTEKVAPYFDLSFQHSAPGVLRAMRRFGDTDRFLELLDTIRSKAPQAGVRSNFIVGFPGETEADVAELERFLTGARLDAIGVFGYSDEEGTEAATYDAKLDQDVVDARLAHISRLAEELTSQRADERLGETVEVLVESLDEEEGPLGRAAHQAPETDGQIRLTGAIGGDALQVGRMVVAKVVGTEGVDLVAECLEEARR from the coding sequence ATGCCCGAACGCCGCACTGTCGCCCTTGTCACCCTTGGCTGCGCCCGTAACGAGGTGGACTCGGAGGAGCTCGCAGGCCGCTTGGAGGCGGACGGCTGGCAGCTCGTCGAGGATGCCGAGGACGCGGACGTCGCCGTCGTCAACACCTGCGGCTTCGTCGAAGCCGCCAAGAAGGACTCCGTCGACGCCCTCCTCGAAGCCAATGACCTGAAGGGTCACGGCAAGACCCAGGCCGTCGTCGCGGTCGGCTGCATGGCCGAGCGGTACGGCAAGGAGCTCGCCGAGGCGCTGCCCGAGGCCGACGGCGTGCTCGGGTTCGACGACTACACCGACATCTCGGGTCGTCTGCAGACGATCCTCAGCGGCGGCAGCGTCGAGGCCCACACCCCGCGCGACCGGCGCAAGCTGCTGCCGATCAGCCCTGCCGAGCGCCAGCTGGCCAAGGCGGACGTCGCGCTCCCGGGCCACGCGGACGCCGCGGCGCCCACGGACCTCCCCGAGGGTGTCGCGCCCGCATCGGGACCGCGCGCCCCGCTGCGCCGCCGCCTCGGCACCAACCCCGTCGCCTCCGTGAAGCTGGCCTCCGGCTGCGACCGGCGCTGCTCGTTCTGCGCCATCCCGTCCTTCCGCGGCTCCTTCATCTCGCGCCGCCCCTCCGACGTCCTCGGCGAGACCCGCTGGCTCGCCGAGCAAGGCGTCAAGGAGGTCATGCTCGTCTCCGAGAACAACACCTCGTACGGCAAGGACCTCGGCGACATCCGTCTCCTGGAGACGCTGCTTCCCGAGCTCGCCGCCGTCGACGGCATCGAGCGCGTGCGCGTCAGCTATCTGCAGCCCGCCGAGATGCGCCCCGGCCTCATCGACGTCCTCACGTCGACGGAGAAGGTCGCCCCCTACTTCGACCTGTCCTTCCAGCACTCCGCGCCCGGCGTCCTGCGCGCCATGCGGCGCTTCGGCGACACCGACCGCTTCCTGGAGCTCCTGGACACCATCCGGTCCAAGGCGCCGCAGGCCGGCGTCCGGTCCAACTTCATCGTCGGCTTCCCCGGCGAGACCGAGGCGGACGTCGCCGAGCTGGAGCGCTTCCTGACGGGCGCGCGGCTGGATGCCATCGGCGTTTTCGGATACTCCGACGAGGAGGGCACCGAAGCGGCCACGTACGACGCCAAGCTCGACCAGGACGTCGTCGACGCACGGCTCGCCCACATCTCCCGGCTCGCCGAGGAGCTCACCTCGCAGCGCGCCGACGAGCGGCTCGGCGAGACCGTCGAGGTTCTCGTCGAATCCCTCGACGAGGAGGAGGGTCCGCTCGGCCGGGCCGCGCACCAGGCCCCCGAGACGGACGGCCAGATCCGCTTGACGGGCGCCATCGGTGGGGATGCCTTGCAGGTCGGCCGTATGGTCGTGGCAAAGGTCGTCGGCACGGAGGGCGTGGACTTGGTGGCCGAGTGTCTCGAGGAGGCCCGCAGATGA
- a CDS encoding helix-turn-helix domain-containing protein → MSIGNSPEEDRPSDDRLDRTDRVTDESPADGSRAGDRPADDRPAEQRPSIGHVLQQARIDAGLTVDEVSTSTRVRVPIVHAIELDDFSRCGGDVYARGHIRTLARAVGLDPAPLVAQYDEGHGGHPPAPTPAAPLFEAERIRSEPRRPNWTAAMVAAIVAVIGFVGFTAFGGGDDSDEGSKSVAEGATAAPTKTSEKPKPSKPADPKPDPSDSAIAGVPRDKVTVKVQAADGRSWISAKDHSGRTLFDGVLEQGQDKTFQDKQKVDLVLGDAGAIELYVNGKQVENEFEPGQVERLTYTKGDPEAG, encoded by the coding sequence GTGTCCATCGGCAACTCCCCTGAAGAAGACCGACCTTCGGACGACCGCCTCGACCGCACCGACCGCGTCACGGACGAGAGTCCGGCAGACGGGAGCCGGGCAGGCGACCGCCCGGCGGACGACCGCCCGGCCGAGCAGCGGCCCTCGATCGGCCACGTCCTGCAGCAGGCCCGCATCGACGCCGGCCTGACCGTCGACGAAGTGAGCACCTCCACGCGCGTGCGCGTCCCGATCGTGCACGCGATCGAATTGGACGACTTCTCGCGCTGCGGCGGCGATGTGTACGCCCGCGGCCACATCAGGACGCTGGCCCGCGCCGTCGGCCTCGACCCGGCCCCGCTGGTCGCCCAGTACGACGAGGGCCACGGCGGCCATCCGCCCGCGCCCACGCCGGCGGCGCCCCTCTTCGAGGCCGAGCGCATCCGCTCCGAGCCGCGCCGTCCGAACTGGACCGCGGCCATGGTCGCCGCGATCGTCGCCGTGATCGGCTTCGTCGGCTTCACCGCGTTCGGCGGCGGCGACGACAGCGACGAAGGCTCCAAGTCCGTCGCCGAAGGCGCCACCGCGGCGCCCACCAAGACCAGCGAGAAGCCCAAGCCCTCCAAGCCCGCCGATCCCAAGCCCGACCCCTCCGACAGCGCCATCGCCGGAGTCCCGCGCGACAAGGTCACGGTCAAGGTTCAGGCCGCCGACGGCCGCAGCTGGATCTCCGCCAAGGACCACAGCGGGCGCACGCTCTTCGACGGCGTCCTCGAGCAGGGCCAGGACAAGACCTTCCAGGACAAGCAGAAGGTCGACCTCGTCCTGGGCGACGCGGGCGCGATCGAGCTGTACGTGAACGGCAAGCAGGTCGAGAACGAATTCGAGCCCGGCCAGGTGGAGCGCCTCACGTACACGAAGGGCGACCCCGAGGCCGGCTGA
- a CDS encoding two-component system response regulator has protein sequence MVQKAKILLVDDRPENLLALEAILSALDQTLVRASSGEEALKALLTDDFAVILLDVQMPGMDGFETAAHIKRRERTRDIPIIFLTAINHGPHHTFRGYAAGAVDYISKPFDPWVLRAKVSVFVELYMKNCQLREQAALLRLQLEGGGKAAVGDAKEPAGLLAELSARLAAVEEQAEALSKQLDDESADAAAVATAAHLERKLTGLRRALDALEPGTGTGAPSVPSQN, from the coding sequence ATGGTGCAGAAGGCCAAGATCCTCCTGGTCGATGACCGGCCGGAGAATCTGCTGGCGCTGGAGGCGATCCTCTCTGCGCTCGATCAGACGCTGGTGCGGGCATCGTCCGGGGAGGAAGCGCTCAAAGCACTACTCACGGACGACTTCGCGGTCATTCTGCTGGACGTCCAGATGCCGGGAATGGACGGTTTCGAAACCGCGGCGCACATCAAGCGGCGGGAGCGGACGCGGGACATCCCGATCATCTTCCTCACCGCCATCAACCACGGACCGCACCACACCTTCCGTGGGTACGCCGCGGGGGCTGTGGACTACATCTCCAAGCCGTTCGACCCGTGGGTGCTGCGCGCGAAGGTCTCGGTGTTCGTCGAGCTGTACATGAAGAACTGCCAACTGCGGGAGCAGGCGGCTCTGCTGCGCCTCCAGCTGGAGGGCGGCGGCAAAGCGGCGGTCGGTGACGCGAAGGAGCCCGCGGGGCTGCTCGCCGAGCTGTCGGCGCGGCTCGCCGCGGTCGAGGAGCAGGCCGAGGCGCTGTCCAAACAGCTGGACGACGAGTCGGCGGACGCGGCGGCTGTGGCCACGGCCGCCCATCTCGAACGCAAACTCACCGGTCTGCGGCGGGCCCTTGACGCCCTGGAGCCGGGCACCGGCACCGGCGCCCCTTCGGTGCCCTCGCAGAACTGA
- a CDS encoding DNA translocase FtsK: protein MASRQSAAKKTPAKKAAAPTKAPAKKAAARPPAKKAAAKKAPAKKVVAKKPAPKPAPSPTGGLYRLVRAVWLGLAHGVGAMFRGIGRGAKGLDPAHRKDGLALLLLGISLIVAAGTWSNLRGPVGDLVEVLVTGAFGRLDLLVPLLVGAIAVRLIRHPEKPEANGRIVIGLSALVIGVLGQVHVACGSPARSDGMQAIRDAGGLIGWGASTPLTFTMGEILAVPLLVLLTVFGLLVVTATPVNAIPQRLRLLGVKLGVVQAEPEAYEFTDDDERYDEQWREALPARPARRRSAAPEAYDPDHAEEEALTRRRRPRRTPVQPDMDRPMDAVDVAAAAAASLDGAVMHGMPPSPLVADLTQGVSGEREEREQSRQLERSGQHEQSGQQEQERKAPVPTARATDAPVPGKLKKKPQTAADSAVPDFTKSTPETHRELPPRAEQLQLSGDITYSLPSLDLLERGGPGKTRSAANDAVVNSLTNVFTEFKVDAAVTGFTRGPTVTRYEIELGPAVKVEKITALAKNIAYAVASPDVRIISPIPGKSAVGIEIPNTDREMVNVGDVLRLADAAEDDHPMLVALGKDVEGGYVMANMAKMPHILVAGATGSGKSSCINCLITSIMIRATPEDVRMVLVDPKRVELTAYEGIPHLITPIITNPKRAAEALQWVVREMDLRYDDLAAFGYRHIDDFNQAVREGKLKTPEGSERELKAYPYLLVIVDELADLMMVAPRDVEDSIVRITQLARAAGIHLVLATQRPSVDVVTGLIKANVPSRLAFATSSLADSRVILDQPGAEKLIGKGDGLFLPMGANKPTRMQGAFVTEDEIHAVVRHCKDQMAPVFRDDVTVGTKQKKEIDEDIGDDLDLLCQAAELVVSTQFGSTSMLQRKLRVGFAKAGRLMDLMESRSIVGPSEGSKARDVLVKPDELDGVLAVIRGEAQPEG, encoded by the coding sequence ATGGCCTCACGTCAGTCCGCAGCCAAGAAGACGCCCGCGAAGAAGGCGGCCGCGCCGACGAAGGCTCCGGCGAAGAAGGCCGCCGCCAGACCTCCCGCGAAGAAAGCCGCGGCGAAGAAGGCACCGGCCAAGAAGGTCGTCGCCAAGAAGCCCGCACCCAAGCCGGCGCCCAGCCCCACCGGGGGCCTGTACCGGCTCGTGCGCGCCGTCTGGCTCGGCCTGGCGCACGGGGTCGGGGCGATGTTCCGCGGCATAGGACGGGGCGCCAAGGGCCTCGACCCGGCGCACCGCAAGGACGGCCTCGCGCTCCTGCTGCTCGGCATCTCGCTGATCGTCGCCGCGGGCACCTGGTCGAACCTGCGCGGTCCGGTCGGCGACCTCGTCGAGGTTCTGGTGACCGGCGCGTTCGGCCGCCTCGACCTGCTGGTGCCGCTGCTGGTCGGCGCCATCGCCGTACGCCTCATCCGGCACCCGGAGAAGCCCGAGGCGAACGGCCGCATCGTGATCGGCCTGTCCGCCCTCGTCATCGGCGTCCTCGGCCAGGTCCACGTGGCCTGCGGCTCGCCGGCCCGCAGCGACGGCATGCAGGCGATAAGGGACGCCGGCGGCCTGATCGGCTGGGGCGCCTCCACACCCCTGACCTTCACCATGGGCGAGATCCTCGCGGTGCCGCTCCTGGTGCTCCTCACCGTCTTCGGACTGCTCGTCGTCACCGCGACACCCGTCAACGCCATCCCGCAGCGGCTGCGGCTGCTCGGCGTGAAGCTCGGCGTGGTCCAGGCGGAACCCGAGGCCTACGAATTCACGGACGACGACGAGCGGTACGACGAGCAGTGGCGCGAGGCGCTGCCCGCACGCCCCGCGCGCAGGCGCTCCGCCGCCCCCGAGGCGTACGACCCCGACCACGCCGAGGAAGAGGCGCTCACCAGGCGCCGCAGGCCGCGCCGCACCCCCGTACAGCCGGACATGGACCGGCCCATGGACGCCGTGGACGTGGCGGCCGCCGCGGCCGCGTCCCTGGACGGCGCGGTGATGCACGGCATGCCCCCGTCGCCGCTGGTCGCCGACCTGACGCAGGGCGTCTCCGGGGAGCGTGAGGAGCGCGAACAGAGCCGGCAGCTCGAACGGAGCGGGCAGCACGAGCAGAGCGGGCAGCAGGAGCAGGAGCGCAAGGCGCCCGTACCGACCGCGCGCGCCACGGACGCCCCGGTGCCCGGCAAGCTCAAGAAGAAGCCGCAGACGGCCGCAGACAGCGCCGTCCCGGACTTCACCAAGTCCACGCCCGAGACCCATCGCGAGCTGCCGCCGCGCGCCGAGCAGCTCCAGCTCTCCGGCGACATCACCTACTCGCTGCCCTCGCTCGACCTCCTGGAGCGCGGCGGCCCGGGCAAGACCCGCAGCGCGGCCAACGACGCCGTCGTGAACTCGCTGACGAACGTCTTCACCGAGTTCAAGGTCGACGCCGCCGTCACCGGCTTCACCCGCGGCCCGACGGTCACGCGCTACGAGATCGAGCTCGGCCCCGCCGTGAAGGTCGAGAAGATCACGGCGCTGGCCAAGAACATCGCGTACGCGGTCGCGTCCCCGGACGTCCGGATCATCTCCCCCATCCCCGGCAAGTCCGCCGTCGGCATCGAGATCCCGAACACCGACCGCGAGATGGTCAACGTGGGGGACGTGCTGCGCCTGGCCGACGCGGCCGAGGACGACCACCCCATGCTCGTCGCGCTCGGCAAGGACGTCGAGGGTGGCTACGTGATGGCCAACATGGCGAAGATGCCGCACATCCTGGTGGCCGGAGCCACCGGGTCCGGCAAGTCGTCCTGCATCAACTGCCTGATCACGTCGATCATGATAAGAGCGACGCCCGAGGACGTACGGATGGTCCTGGTGGACCCCAAGCGCGTCGAGCTCACCGCGTACGAGGGCATTCCGCACCTGATCACGCCGATCATCACCAACCCCAAGCGGGCCGCCGAGGCGCTCCAGTGGGTCGTCCGCGAGATGGACCTGCGCTACGACGACCTCGCGGCGTTCGGCTACCGGCACATCGACGACTTCAACCAGGCCGTGCGCGAGGGCAAGCTCAAGACGCCCGAGGGCAGCGAGCGGGAGCTCAAGGCCTACCCGTATCTGCTCGTGATCGTCGACGAGCTCGCCGACCTGATGATGGTCGCGCCGCGCGACGTCGAGGACTCCATCGTGCGCATCACGCAGCTCGCGCGCGCCGCCGGCATCCACCTGGTGCTCGCCACCCAGCGCCCGTCCGTGGACGTCGTGACCGGCCTGATCAAGGCGAACGTGCCCTCCAGGCTCGCGTTCGCGACCTCCTCGCTCGCCGACAGCCGCGTCATCCTCGACCAGCCGGGCGCGGAGAAGCTCATCGGCAAGGGCGACGGCCTGTTCCTGCCGATGGGGGCGAACAAGCCCACCCGTATGCAGGGCGCCTTCGTCACCGAGGACGAGATCCACGCCGTGGTGCGGCACTGCAAGGACCAGATGGCGCCGGTCTTCCGCGACGACGTCACCGTCGGCACCAAGCAGAAGAAGGAGATCGACGAGGATATCGGCGACGACCTCGATCTGCTGTGCCAGGCCGCTGAGCTGGTCGTTTCCACCCAGTTCGGGTCCACGTCGATGCTGCAGCGCAAGCTGCGCGTCGGTTTCGCCAAGGCCGGCAGGCTCATGGACCTCATGGAGTCGCGTTCCATCGTGGGGCCAAGCGAGGGCTCGAAGGCACGTGACGTTCTTGTGAAACCTGATGAGCTGGACGGCGTGCTGGCGGTGATCCGCGGGGAGGCTCAACCAGAAGGGTGA